The Cryptococcus neoformans var. grubii H99 chromosome 4, complete sequence genome contains the following window.
GCCTCGTCTCAAATGTCCCCATCTCGATCGCGGaaccatcctccatcatctccaacatTTGATGGGACCGGTCCTTCAGGTGTGAGTGCTAAAAGTCATAGCTTTGGGAGAACGGTTATGCTCACGCCAAGTGTACTCTGATAGCTCGAGGAGACTGTTCCCTTTAGGGCATTCAATATCCCTTCCCCGCCATCACATCGCTTGACAGACATGCTACCCTCCAGTCCTTCATTCCGTCGACACCCGTCACAACATCAGGGCACACGAAGAACGGGCTCCCAAGCGTCGGCCGTCGCTCCTGATCAATCATCTGTTGAAGAGGCCATGAGGCCTGGCCCTTCGCCTATCCAGAACCTATCTTCTAGTGCCCCAAAAGGTCATGGGAAACGCAGACTGAGGGGCGACATACCTTCTGACAAGTCTGGGGAGGTCCTCGTCTCTGGTTCCGACAGTTTCAGAGCTTCACAGCTGAAATTCTCTCggtcagaagaagaaaaggatatgaaagaagggatggaacacgaggagagagataaaaagaggatgaggatggaagacTTTGAGGGTTGGGATGAAATAAataaagaggaagaggaaaatgaAAGTGAGCCAGTAAAAACGACACCATGGACGAGAGCAGCCGCTGCAAAAGCAGCAGCTTCGTCAACGCCCAATACGTCCACTCCAACTGCACGAAAAGGCAAGAACAAAGCGACAGCcaagaaaacaaaaactCCAGGGAAGAAAGCATCcgctcaagctcaagaaaAAGCGGCTTCTCTCGAGGTGtttggcttcttcaagaggagaaagcaaaaaggcaagggaTTTGAGTTCAAGGCCTCTtttgatgaggaggtggatgtGGAGTCTGAACAATCAGACGGCGAAGAGGTTCGAGGAAGCCAGGCGACAACGGCAGCAAAAAGTGTGACAGGCTCTCATAAGGCATTGGGCAAAGTTCCATCACCACCCCCACATCCCTCTTTGCGCCCTGCAGGCCTCCGTGAGCTCCGCCGCAGGAAAGCTGAGGGCGCTTTCCAAGCTGTACGAAGCACTCAATGGTCACCAATGGCCACTCAATCTTCATCTCAGACTACTGCCACTCTTCcactttcccttcccccctcttccttcccagaTACTCAAAATagagcagcagcaggcgaagatgagaaggatgaagagcgTCCCTTGTTCGAAGAGTACATCCGACTGAGGGATAGGCCATCGTCTAGTCAAATTCTGGCTTCAGAGAGGATGGGTGAGAATTTCAGTTCGCAAAGTACAAGTATGAGCCTAAGAACGCCTGCGAGCACCAGGGCATACATGACGGAGTTGAGGAAAGGTAGGGCGGGATTGCCGATGTCTGATGAAGAGTGATGAGTGTTGTATATATAGGTTGTATCAAGTATAGTCACATGTATCGTGTAGTGGCGCATCGGTAGTATTGCCAACGTGGGCAGAAGTCCGACGACTGACTTTTGCCGGGGGGAATGGGAAGGACTGGCGCTTGTTAGTGTAGCGCTTACGGGGGGAGGATCACGTGGTGccaggtcacgtgactCGCTTGAGCGCGCTTAGAAGGTTGTTACTGTTGCCGTCATTACCGGGATCCAAACTGAATCGCACAACCATATCCCATTTCCtctgtcttctttttcttttcatctcccTTTGTATCGTCTATTAACTATATACCAAGCAATGTCCCCAATCGCTTCTACCGCTTCTCCCCTCAAGTCAGGCAAGCCCACCCTCTCTAGCCAGGAGGTCATGGACCTCGAACACGAGTATTCGGCGTCAGTGTATCAGCCTATCTGACTGAAATTAATGGTACTGACACGTTTTGCAGTCACAACTACCACCCCCTTCCTATGTACGTTACCGGAAGCAGAACTATTAGTAAAGCCCCTGATATCGATCACCCATAGCTGCTTCGAGAAGGGTGTCGGTGCCCATGTTTGGGACCCCGAGGGCAATGAGTACCTCGACTTTCTTTCTGCCTATTCGTGAGTGGATGTTCCTCTATGGAGTTTTGTGGAAGTAAGGAGTATTGATAGCTGTTAACAGAGCGGTTAACCAAGGCCATTGTCATCCTGAAATTTGTAGGTCGACATACTGAATCTCTGTCGATCATCCCAAGCTCATCTACTACCTTGCAGTGAACACCCTTGTCACTCAAGCCTCCAAGCTCACTCTCTCTTCCCGAGCTTTCTACTCCTCCAACCTTGGCCCCTTTGCTAAGAAGATCACCTCCATGTTCGGCTACGACATGGTTCTCCCTATGAACACTGGTGCAGAGGCCGTAGAGACTGCTATCAAGCTCGCTCGTAAATGGGGTtacgagaagaagaagattccCGACGGCAAGGCCAAGGTTCTTTCTGTCGAGGGTAACTTTCACGGAAGGACCATTGGTATCATCTCTATGTCTACCGATCCTGAGTCTAGAACTGGTTTTGGTCCTTTCTTGGAAAACGTCGGCCCTAGATGGGACACAGGGTTGATCAGGTACAACCACACCGAGGATTTGGAGAAGGTGCTCGAGAAGCACGGCGACGAAGTTGCTGCCTTTTTGGTTGAACCCATTCAGGGCGAGGCTGGGTAAgtcttctttatctttatGGATTCAAAAAAAGGAGGTAATTGATCCATCGACAGTATCTTCGTTCCGGACGACGGTTACCTTGCCAAGTGCGCTGAGATCTGCAAAAAGTACAACGTTCTTTTGATCTGTGACGAGATTCAGACTGGTCTTTGTCGGACCGGTAAGATGCTCTGCTATGAATGGGACAACATCAGGCCCGACATGGTCATTCTCGGCAAAGCCCTTTCGGGTGGTAGTACGTATCAGCAATTTTCTTCAATCCATCGATCATCTCCGCTAATCAATCAATGCAGTGTACCCCGTCTCTTGTGTCCTCGCCGACAAGGACATTATGCTTTGCATTAAGCCTGGAGAGCATGGCTCTACCTATGGCGGTAACCCTCTCGGTTGCGCTGTTGCCATGACCGCCCTCGACGTTCTTGTCAAGGAGGATCTCGCCAACCGATCCCTGAAGCTCGGTGAAATCTTCCGATCTGAACTCGCCAAGCTCAAGTCTCCCTTTATCAAACTTATTCGTGGACGAGGACTGTTCAACGGTGTGGTTATTGACGAAACCGTGagcaagaagggaaggacTGCTTGGCAGCTTTGtctgttgatgaagagtaAGGGCTTGTTGGCCAAGCCTACTCATGTCAACATGTACGTTTTATTTCTTTTCTCATGACGGACAAACCTGCTAATTAGGGATGTAGTATCCGATTCGCTCCTCCACTCGTGATcagcgaggaggatgtcCGCAAAGCCGTTAAAATCATCGGCGAGTCTCTTGAGGAGCTCGACACCGTAAGTCATTTCATGTTTCCATAAAATGCAAGCAAGGACCAACTCTTGATTTCTACGAAGATTGAAAAGATTCCcggtgatgaaggtgaggaGCACAAGGCTGCTATCAAACTTGACGACTAAGCCACCTACCGGTTTATGAGGTGATGTAATAGTAAAAGGTCTGCGAAAAAGTGGAAAATATGTCGAATTTTAGCACAGTTATATAGCATTACGAATTCTCAAAAAATCAAAACAACAAACGATTGTTGTTGAAATGTGTTTTGTCACTGTTTTTATCTATGCATGTTATACATCGCACGTCGTATTCATAATCCATTGTAATAGCGCACATTACAGAATCGTTTCTTCCATGCGCTTTTCGGAACCCAACTGATCCAAACccccttttctcttttttctccgTGCGCATTGATCTATGCACAATATGCCTCCAAgacaaaacaaaaaaaaaggcagcCTTACACCATACCTCCAACACTCTTTTCCAAAATCTCTGCCTCTActtgttttctttcccaccacctccttccttcatgCAGACCCATGCTAGTCCCCGCCAAACCCAACAGCATAAACAAATCTCTCGCGCTCAACGCCTCGGTCTGGAAAACATGTTGTAAAAGGGGAACATAGATGAGGGCAAGCTGGCAAATGAAGGAAACTGAGATTGTCAAGAAGAGCATGCGATTGCGGAACATGGGTGTGGTGAGTCCACGGTTTTGAAGAGCAGATACGAGGTCAAGGAAGACAAAGACGGTGAAAGTCTGTTTATAAAAAATTAGCGTAACCCATTTTCAGGCTGTCAAAGAACATTAAAAAATaaagtaaaaaaaaatcaagaACATACCATTGTCTGATCCCTTCGCGACATGCTGCCATCGCTAGTCTCAACCGTGTAGATCCACAAGGTCCCAAGAACGATCATTGCTGCTGAAAAGAGCACTCTGTAGATCAATCGTGTGCTTAACACGTGactccccttctttctcggGGGCTGACGCATAATCTCCTCGTCCACGGGATCGACACCCAAAGCCTGGGCGGGAGGACCGTCCatgaggatgttgatgaagaggatttgCATGGCATTAAGGGGATTGGCGAGCTTGAAGACGGTTGAGAGGGTGATGAGGGAAAGCGCGGCGACTGCGGTAGAGAGTTGAAAGGACAAGAAATTTTGAATGTTGTAAAAGATGGATTTACCCTCCTCGACGGCAGGCAAGATGGATGCGAAATCATCGTCCACGAGGATGACATCTGCAGCTTCCTTGGCAACGTCGGTACCCGATTTACCCATTGAGATACCGATATCAGCCATCTTCAACGCCGGTGAATCGTTCACACCATCACCGGTCATGGCAACAACAGCGCCCCGCATCTGCCACGCCTTGACGATGGCCATCTTGTGCCTCGGGGTTGTCCTGGCATAGACTGTGATGCTGGAAACACGCTCCACCAGTTCTCGCTCGGTCATTTGATCAATCTGAGAACCGAGGATGCAGCTCGATCCAGAGAAGAGTGAGTgtgggtggtggtggtggtggtgggggtCGTCAAGCGTACCGGAAGTGGAGGCAGACACCTTCAAGCCGAGCTGTTTGGCGATAGCCACCGCCGTGGGTTCAGCATCACCGGTGATCATGACGATTTGCACGCCTGCGCTGTGGAGGGCACTGACGGCGTGGGCGACACCATTTCGGGGAGGATCCATCATCGCTTCGAAACCGACAAACACGAGGTTACTGGGCTCATCGTCACCTTTTGCAGGAAATCCGTACGCCATGGCGATGACTCGCAAGCCGCGTTTGGAAACCTCCATAGCTCGGTCCAGAATGATTTTCTGGGTAGCGGCGTCGAGGGAGGGAGTAGAGGAGTCGGTGACGTAGTAGTATCGACATCTAGCAATGACTTGTTCAACGGCGCCTTTGAGGTAGATCGTGTCGGAAGAGTTGTTTAGGGATCCGGTGATTGACATTGTCTTTGTTTCCGAGCTGAACGGTATCTCGGATTTCCTGACAAAGTTCTTTCTCTGGTCTTCGGCTTTCAAAACAGGCAAGATATTCAACAGCGCCACCTCTGTCGCTTGACCGACATTGATCCCTTGGTCATTCTTGAAAGCGTCGTTGCACAGATTGCCTACCAATGCGACTTTGAGCAAAGCGGGGGATATCCAAAGTTGCTGACTATCGGGACGGCGGGGACCGAATGGCGAGGAGGTAACGTTGAGGTGAGGGGTGAGGTCCACAAGTTCGTCAACCGAGTACATGTGTGTGACTGTCATCTCGTTCTTGGTCAAGGTACCTAGATTTTGTTCGTTGGCGCGCAAGCTCGGGCCCGTGAAAAAAAGGCTACACATACCAGTCTTGTCGGAACAGATCACGCTCACGCTTCCCAATGCTTCCACGCTAGGCAATTTTTTGACGATTGCCTTGCGTTTTGACATTCTCAAGACACCGAGAGCGAGTGTGACGGTGGTGACGATGGGGAGACCCTCGGGAATGGCAGCAACGGCGAGTGACACTTGGGTGGAGATTCAGTTTTCGACGCGGTGTGAGTGTGAATAGGTGACTCACCTCCAATCGTGAACATCTCCAGCCAGTCTCTCTTTTGAATGACACCGATAAGTACGATAAAGCCGATGACAATAAAGGAAACGATGGAGAGCTGCTTGGCGAGATTATCCATATCGAGCTGTAGAGGCGTCCGTTTCTCTTCGACGTCTTGCATCATTGAGAAGATGACACCGAATTCGGTGTCTTTACCTGTACCGACGACGATACCTGATCCGTTTCCTATAAATCGTTTGTCAGCCAAATGCGATTTAGAGTTTTGTATTTTTACTACTTACCACTCCTGACCAAAGTCCCCATGAAAGCCATACAATGTCTCTCACCCAACGCCTTgccccctccttctccatgggtatcttctccctcgcccCTCTCGCAGACTTGAGTGTTCTTTCTTGCTGGCCGTGTTTCTCCGGTTAGCGCAGATTCGTCAATTTCAAGATGGTTGGCGGTGATCAAGCGGATATCCGCGGGGATACGGTCTCCGACGGAAAAAGTGACGAGGTCACCCGGTAAGAGAGCGTTGGCGAGCGGGCTGAGAGGGGTCCCGTTCCGGATGAGGTGACAGTAATGGGGGACGAGCTTGTTTAGC
Protein-coding sequences here:
- a CDS encoding ornithine-oxo-acid transaminase; protein product: MSPIASTASPLKSGKPTLSSQEVMDLEHEYSAHNYHPLPICFEKGVGAHVWDPEGNEYLDFLSAYSAVNQGHCHPEILNTLVTQASKLTLSSRAFYSSNLGPFAKKITSMFGYDMVLPMNTGAEAVETAIKLARKWGYEKKKIPDGKAKVLSVEGNFHGRTIGIISMSTDPESRTGFGPFLENVGPRWDTGLIRYNHTEDLEKVLEKHGDEVAAFLVEPIQGEAGIFVPDDGYLAKCAEICKKYNVLLICDEIQTGLCRTGKMLCYEWDNIRPDMVILGKALSGGMYPVSCVLADKDIMLCIKPGEHGSTYGGNPLGCAVAMTALDVLVKEDLANRSLKLGEIFRSELAKLKSPFIKLIRGRGLFNGVVIDETVSKKGRTAWQLCLLMKSKGLLAKPTHVNIIRFAPPLVISEEDVRKAVKIIGESLEELDTIEKIPGDEGEEHKAAIKLDD
- a CDS encoding Ca2 -transporting ATPase, whose translation is MDPRSRAPSASRRRSPPPGRTSSPAPPPPPATASTSASSYRAAPNGSTPVARGPYSGGGGSHDPTMGGLVDKPGRIDAPPTNAIDAAPSNGGYAYSTTLRRHVSTDVFPHFPHPSRRRDSSPHVASPYSRGQHPLTGSPRERREFAHRDEGLFETVMAAGRRLLGKKDYEELRMEEEEKRLATERRQRETPSAVYAHKSVQETLQIFATHPTDGLANSAVAPLLARYGPNEFEVPPSDPLYIKFAKQVYENPLILLLLGSSVVSALMGQFDDAACVVVAVGIVLTVGFVQEQRSEKSLEALNKLVPHYCHLIRNGTPLSPLANALLPGDLVTFSVGDRIPADIRLITANHLEIDESALTGETRPARKNTQVCERGEGEDTHGEGGGKALGERHCMAFMGTLVRSGNGSGIVVGTGKDTEFGVIFSMMQDVEEKRTPLQLDMDNLAKQLSIVSFIVIGFIVLIGVIQKRDWLEMFTIGVSLAVAAIPEGLPIVTTVTLALGVLRMSKRKAIVKKLPSVEALGSVSVICSDKTGTLTKNEMTVTHMYSVDELVDLTPHLNVTSSPFGPRRPDSQQLWISPALLKVALVGNLCNDAFKNDQGINVGQATEVALLNILPVLKAEDQRKNFVRKSEIPFSSETKTMSITGSLNNSSDTIYLKGAVEQVIARCRYYYVTDSSTPSLDAATQKIILDRAMEVSKRGLRVIAMAYGFPAKGDDEPSNLVFVGFEAMMDPPRNGVAHAVSALHSAGVQIVMITGDAEPTAVAIAKQLGLKVSASTSGTLDDPHHHHHHPHSLFSGSSCILGSQIDQMTERELVERVSSITVYARTTPRHKMAIVKAWQMRGAVVAMTGDGVNDSPALKMADIGISMGKSGTDVAKEAADVILVDDDFASILPAVEEGKSIFYNIQNFLSFQLSTAVAALSLITLSTVFKLANPLNAMQILFINILMDGPPAQALGVDPVDEEIMRQPPRKKGSHVLSTRLIYRVLFSAAMIVLGTLWIYTVETSDGSMSRRDQTMTFTVFVFLDLVSALQNRGLTTPMFRNRMLFLTISVSFICQLALIYVPLLQHVFQTEALSARDLFMLLGLAGTSMGLHEGRRWWERKQVEAEILEKSVGGMV